In one Bombyx mori chromosome 4, ASM3026992v2 genomic region, the following are encoded:
- the LOC134198658 gene encoding neural-cadherin-like isoform X1: protein MVDPLKIFWVLTNSTYLVTKFIRIGIADKNDNPPYFDKELYEAEVDENEDIQHTVLTVTAKDHDESSRIRYEITSGNIGGAFAVKNMTGAIYVAGALDYETRKRYELKLAASDNLKENYTTVVIHVKDVNDNPPVFERPTYRTQITEEDDRNLPKRVLQVTATDGDKDRQQNIVYFLTGQGIDPDNPANSKFDINRTTGEIFVLKSLDRDQPNGRPQWRFTVFAQDEGGEGLVGYADVQVNLKDINDNAPIFPQGVYFGNVTENGTAGMVVMTMTAIDYDDPAESNNAKLWYSIEKNVIEEETGSPIFEIEPETGVIKTAVCCLDRERTPDYSIQIVASDGGGLKGTGTASIRVKDINDMPPQFTKDEWFTEVDETDGTNLPEMPILTVTVHDEDETNKFQYKVIENSGYGADKFTMVRNNDGTGSLKIVQPLDYEDQLQSNGFRFRIQVNDKGEDNDNDKYHVAYSWVVVKLRDINDNKPQFERANIEVSVYENAEVGKSLETFKATDPDQGGKSKVSYAIDRSSDRKRQFSINQEGTVSIQRSLDREDTPRHQVKILAIDDGVPPRTATATLTVIVQDINDNAPTFLKDYRPVLTEHITPKKVAEILATDDDDRSKSNGPPFQFRLDPGADDIIRASFKVEQDQKGANGDGMAIVSSLRSFDREQQKEYLIPIIIKDHGNPAMTGTSTLTVVIGDVNDNKMQPGSKDILVYSYQGLSPDTEIGRVYVYDLDDWDLPDKKFFWENTENPNFTLNEETGMITMKQKTREGRYHLKFKVYDRKHTQTDVPANVTVYVKEISHEAIINSGSIRISGISDEDFIRVWNYKTLSVSRSKLDIFKDKLADLLNTERENIDIFSVQLRKKHPPVTDIRYAAHGAHYYKPVRLNGIVLMHREEIERAVGINITMVGIDECLYENQMCEGSCTNTLDISSLPYMVNANKTALVGVRVDVIGQCTCGARNFTQAETCRNSPCYNGGRCIDGKYGLTCSCPPGYTGPRCQQTSRSFRGTGWAWYPSLEMCDDSHLSFEFITRKSEGVLIYNGPIVPPESEEIMVSDFISIELERGNPRLLIDFGSGTLELRVKAKKSLDDGEWHRIDIFWDTENVRMIVDYCKSADIQEMEDGTPPEFDDSTCQATGTIPPFNEYLNVNAPLQVGGLYIEHFDPTHYHWQYMPIGKGFDGCIRNLIHNSKLYDLAHPGLSRNSVAGCPQTEEVCNQADTTSRCWEHGTCVGSFSEARCQCQPGWTGPSCNLPTTPTSFRPQSYVKFALSFEPDRFSTQIQLRFRTREPHGELFRVSDQHNREYGILEVKDARLHFRYNLNSLRTEERDVWLNSVAVDDGQWHIARVSRYGSAATLEIDGGEGRRYNETFTFEGHQWLLVDKQEGVYAGGKAEYTGVRTFEVYADFQKGCLDDIRLEGKHLPLPPAMNGTQWGQATMARNLDRNCPSNSPCINVHCTEPFVCVDLWNEYECTCPGGSVRAGSTCMNVNECLERPCLNGGTCVDREPTRRYDCICSFGYAGHDCELELLASGIITPSRDFIIAIIVCLFMLLVLVLVFVVYNRRREAHIKYPGPDDDVRENIINYDDEGGGEDDMTAFDITPLQIPIGGPLPDHAPAKLPYPLIGVGLGVGPIGVGVGVPPGVGMPMPGETNVGLFIEEHKRRADSDPNAPPFDDLRNYAYEGGGSTAGSLSSLASGTDDEAHDYDYLGAWGPRFDKLADLYGPDLDEQL, encoded by the exons CCTCGCGTATTCGATACGAGATTACGAGCGGTAACATAGGCGGTGCATTCGCTGTCAAGAACATGACAGGCGCGATTTACGTAGCCGGCGCCCTTGATTACGAGACTAGGAAACGG TACGAGCTGAAGTTAGCGGCGTCCGACAACCTAAAGGAAAACTACACAACGGTGGTGATTCACGTGAAAGACGTCAATGACAACCCTCCAGTTTTCGAGCGACCTACGTACCGCACACAGATCACCGAGGAAGATGACCGCAATCTTCCAAAACGCGTTCTTCAG GTAACTGCAACCGACGGCGATAAAGATAGGCAGCAAAACATTGTCTATTTTCTGACTGGTCAAGGCATCGACCCAGACAATCCTGCAAACAGTAAATTCGACATTAATCGCACTACGGGAGAGATATTCGTATTAAAA TCCTTGGATCGTGATCAACCAAATGGGCGACCGCAGTGGAGATTCACTGTATTTGCACAAGACGAAGGCGGTGAAGGACTCGTGGGCTACGCAGACGTTCAAGTTAATCTAAAAGATATTAATGATAATGCGCCTATTTTCCCTCAAGGCGTATACTTTGGTAATGTTACGGAAAATGGTACAGCTGGGATGGTTGTTATGACGATGACGGCTATAGATTACGATGATCCAGCTGAAAGTAATAATGCGAAGCTTTGGTACTCtatagaaaaaaatgttattgaagaAGAGACAGGATCGCCTATATTTGAGATCGAGCCAGAAACTGGTGTAATAAAAACTGCTGTCTGTTGTCTAGATCGAGAAAGAACCCCAGATTATTCAATTCAAATAGTAGCATCAGATGGAGGCGGTCTAAAAGGAACTGGTACAGCATCAATTAGAGTTAAGGACATAAATGATATGCCGCCTCAGTTTACTAAAGATGAATGGTTTACAGAAGTAGATGAAACAGACGGAACTAATTTACCAGAAATGCCCATCTTAACTGTGACCGTTCACGATGAAGATGAAACTAATAAATTTCAGTATAAAGTTATTGAAAATAGCGGTTATGGTGCTGATAAGTTTACTATGGTTAGGAATAATGACGGGACAGGTTCATTAAAAATTGTACAGCCTTTAGATTATGAAGACCAGTTACAGAGTAATGGTTTCAGGTTTAGAATACAAGTTAACGATAAAGGAGAAGATAATGACAATGATAAATATCATGTAGCTTATTCATGGGTTGTGGTTAAACTTAGAGATATAAACGACAATAAACCTCAATTTGAAAGAGCCAATATTGAAGTATCTGTGTACGAAAATGCAGAGGTGGGTAAAAGCTTAGAAACCTTTAAAGCAACTGATCCTGATCAAGGAGGAAAAAGCAAAGTATCTTACGCGATTGACAGATCGTCTGATAGGAAAAGACAATTTTCAATCAACCAAGAAGGAACTGTCAGTATACAAAGATCATTAGATAGGGAAGATACACCTCGACATCAAGTAAAAATTTTAGCTATAGACGATGGTGTTCCTCCACGAACAGCAACTGCTACTCTCACAGTTATTGTACAGGACATTAATGATAACGCACCGACATTTTTGAAAGATTATAGACCTGTTTTAACGGAACATATTACACCAAAAAAAGTAGCCGAGATTTTAGCTACAGATGACGATGACAGATCTAAAAGCAACGGTCCACCATTTCAATTTCGTCTAGATCCCGGTGCTGACGACATAATAAGAGCTTCTTTTAAAGTTGAACAAGATCAAAAAGGAGCAAATGGAGATGGCATGGCGATTGTTTCTTCACTACGTTCTTTTGATCGAGAGCAACAGAAGGAATATTTAATTCCCATAATCATCAAAGATCATGGGAATCCTGCTATGACTGGAACTAGTACTTTAACTGTAGTTATTGGAGATGTAAATGATAACAAGATGCAACCAGGTTCCAAAGACATCTTAGTGTATAGTTATCAAGGTCTGTCACCTGATACTGAAATTGGGCGTGTCTATGTATACGATTTAGATGATTGGGATTTGCCAGATAAAAAATTCTTCTGGGAAAATACTGAAAATCCGAATTTCACTTTAAACGAAGAAACTGGTATGAttacaatgaaacaaaaaacaagaGAAGGAAGATACCATTTGAAATTCAAAGTATATGATAGAAAGCACACACAAACAGATGTGCCTGCAAACGTAACTGTTTACGTTAAGGAAATATCACATGAAGCCATAATAAACTCAGGTTCTATTAGAATATCTGGAATATCTGATGAAGATTTTATAAGAGTGTGGAATTATAAAACTCTCAGCGTTTCAAGAAGTAAATTAGACATATTCAAAGATAAATTAGCGGATCTTTTGAATACGGAAagagaaaatatagatatatttagTGTTCAACTCAGGAAAAAACATCCACCCGTAACTGATATTCGATACGCTGCCCACGGAGCACATTATTATAAACCAGTAAGATTAAATGGTATTGTATTGATGCACAGAGAAGAGATTGAAAGGGCGGTCGGAATAAATATAACCATGGTCGGAATCGATGAATGTCTCTATGAAAATCAAATGTGCGAAGGTTCATGCACTAATACATTGGACATAAGCAGCTTACCCTACATGGTAAATGCAAATAAGACCGCTCTTGTTGGTGTGCGCGTTGATGTCATAGGACAGTGTACATGCGGTGCACGTAATTTTACTCAAGCTGAAACATGTCGCAATTCACCATGCTATAACGGCGGTAGGTGTATTGACGGAAAATATGGACTAACTTGTTCATGTCCACCTGGTTATACTGGGCCGCGATGTCAGCAAACGTCAAGGAGTTTCAGAGGAACGGGGTGGGCTTGGTACCCATCTCTAGAAATGTGTGATGATTCACATCTAAGTTTTGAATTTATAACAAGAAAGTCCGAAGGTGTTTTAATCTACAACGGACCCATTGTTCCACCTGAGTCCGAAGAAATCATGGTATCCGATTTCATATCTATAGAATTAGAAAGAGGCAATCCAAGATTGTTGATTGATTTCGGATCGGGTACCTTAGAATTAAGAGTGAAAGCAAAGAAATCTTTGGATGATGGAGAATGGCATCGAATCGATATATTTTGGGACACTGAAAACGTAAGAATGATTGTAGACTATTGTAAATCAGCTGATATCCAAGAAATGGAAGATGGCACTCCACCCGAATTCGACGATTCTACATGTCAAGCAACTGGGACGATTCCTCCattcaatgaatatttaaatgtaaatgctCCACTTCAAGTCGGTGGTTTATATATAGAACACTTTGACCCTACACATTATCACTGGCAGTATATGCCAATCGGCAAAGGATTTGACGGATGTATTCGTAATTTGATCCATAACAGTAAACTGTATGATTTAGCTCATCCGGGTCTTTCTCGAAATTCAGTAGCAGGATGCCCACAGACAGAGGAAGTGTGTAATCAAGCTGATACAACATCTAGATGCTGGGAGCACGGAACTTGTGTTGGGAGTTTTTCGGAAGCGAGATGTCAATGTCAGCCAGGTTGGACTGGTCCTTCGTGCAATTTACCAACAACGCCCACCAGTTTCAGACCCCAAAGCTATGTAAAATTTGCTTTAAGTTTCGAACCGGACCGATTTAGTACACAGATTCAGTTGCGTTTTAGAACACGGGAGCCTCACGGTGAATTATTCAGAGTGAGCGATCAACACAACCGCGAATATGGAATATTGGAAGTAAAAGACGCTCGTCTACATTTCCGATATAACCTTAATTCCTTGAGAACCGAAGAACGTGATGTGTGGTTAAATTCTGTCGCTGTCGATGATGGCCAATGGCACATTGCTCGGGTCAGTAGATATGGAAGTGCTGCGACACTAGAGATAGATGGCGGTGAGGGACGACGGTACAACGAAACATTTACATTTGAAGGTCATCAGTGGCTTCTTGTAGATAAACAAGAAGGTGTTTACGCTGGCGGAAAAGCCGAATACACTGGAGTGAGAACCTTTGAAGTATATGCCGATTTCCAAAAAGGTTGCTTGGATGATATAAGATTGGAAGGAAAACATTTACCTTTGCCGCCGGCTATGAATGGAACGCAGTGGGGTCAAGCAACAATGGCCCGTAATCTCGACCGCAATTGTCCTTCAAACAGTCCTTGCATTAACGTGCACTGTACGGAACCCTTTGTATGCGTCGATCTGTGGAACGAATACGAATGCAC GTGTCCGGGAGGGTCCGTCCGTGCTGGCAGTACTTGTATGAACGTCAACGAGTGTTTGGAGCGGCCTTGTTTAAACGGAGGCACGTGCGTAGATCGAGAGCCTACCAGAAGATATGACTGCATATGCAGTTTCGGCTACGCCGGTCACGACTGCGAACTCGAACTTCTTGCTTCAGGAATAATTACACCCTCGAGAGACTTCATTATAGCTATTATAGTTTGTTTGTTCATGCTTTTAG TATTGGTGTTGGTATTCGTGGTGTATAATCGACGTCGCGAGGCACATATCAAGTACCCCGGTCCTGATGATGACGTTCGCGAGAACATCATTAACTACGATGACGAAGGTGGCGGTGAAGACGATATGACCGCTTTCGATATCACCCCTCTGCAGATACCGATTGGAGGACCTCTGCCCGATCACGCACCCGCTAAACTACCAT ATCCATTGATAGGCGTTGGCTTAGGCGTTGGTCCAATTGGCGTTGGAGTGGGGGTGCCTCCCGGTGTTGGGATGCCGATGCCCGGCGAAACCAACGTTGGTCTGTTCATCGAGGAACACAAACGGCGCGCTGACAGTGACCCTAACGCACCGCCCTTCGACGATCTGCGTAACTACGCTTACGAAGGCGGCGGCAGCACTGCTGGATCATTATCCTCGCTCGCTTCTG GCACCGACGACGAGGCCCACGACTACGACTACCTGGGGGCCTGGGGTCCGAGGTTCGACAAACTCGCCGATCTGTACGGGCCCGACCTCGACGAGCAACTGTAA
- the LOC134198658 gene encoding neural-cadherin-like isoform X2 → MVDPLKIFWVLTNSTYLVTKFIRIGIADKNDNPPYFDKELYEAEVDENEDIQHTVLTVTAKDHDESSRIRYEITSGNIGGAFAVKNMTGAIYVAGALDYETRKRYELKLAASDNLKENYTTVVIHVKDVNDNPPVFERPTYRTQITEEDDRNLPKRVLQVTATDGDKDRQQNIVYFLTGQGIDPDNPANSKFDINRTTGEIFVLKSLDRDQPNGRPQWRFTVFAQDEGGEGLVGYADVQVNLKDINDNAPIFPQGVYFGNVTENGTAGMVVMTMTAIDYDDPAESNNAKLWYSIEKNVIEEETGSPIFEIEPETGVIKTAVCCLDRERTPDYSIQIVASDGGGLKGTGTASIRVKDINDMPPQFTKDEWFTEVDETDGTNLPEMPILTVTVHDEDETNKFQYKVIENSGYGADKFTMVRNNDGTGSLKIVQPLDYEDQLQSNGFRFRIQVNDKGEDNDNDKYHVAYSWVVVKLRDINDNKPQFERANIEVSVYENAEVGKSLETFKATDPDQGGKSKVSYAIDRSSDRKRQFSINQEGTVSIQRSLDREDTPRHQVKILAIDDGVPPRTATATLTVIVQDINDNAPTFLKDYRPVLTEHITPKKVAEILATDDDDRSKSNGPPFQFRLDPGADDIIRASFKVEQDQKGANGDGMAIVSSLRSFDREQQKEYLIPIIIKDHGNPAMTGTSTLTVVIGDVNDNKMQPGSKDILVYSYQGLSPDTEIGRVYVYDLDDWDLPDKKFFWENTENPNFTLNEETGMITMKQKTREGRYHLKFKVYDRKHTQTDVPANVTVYVKEISHEAIINSGSIRISGISDEDFIRVWNYKTLSVSRSKLDIFKDKLADLLNTERENIDIFSVQLRKKHPPVTDIRYAAHGAHYYKPVRLNGIVLMHREEIERAVGINITMVGIDECLYENQMCEGSCTNTLDISSLPYMVNANKTALVGVRVDVIGQCTCGARNFTQAETCRNSPCYNGGRCIDGKYGLTCSCPPGYTGPRCQQTSRSFRGTGWAWYPSLEMCDDSHLSFEFITRKSEGVLIYNGPIVPPESEEIMVSDFISIELERGNPRLLIDFGSGTLELRVKAKKSLDDGEWHRIDIFWDTENVRMIVDYCKSADIQEMEDGTPPEFDDSTCQATGTIPPFNEYLNVNAPLQVGGLYIEHFDPTHYHWQYMPIGKGFDGCIRNLIHNSKLYDLAHPGLSRNSVAGCPQTEEVCNQADTTSRCWEHGTCVGSFSEARCQCQPGWTGPSCNLPTTPTSFRPQSYVKFALSFEPDRFSTQIQLRFRTREPHGELFRVSDQHNREYGILEVKDARLHFRYNLNSLRTEERDVWLNSVAVDDGQWHIARVSRYGSAATLEIDGGEGRRYNETFTFEGHQWLLVDKQEGVYAGGKAEYTGVRTFEVYADFQKGCLDDIRLEGKHLPLPPAMNGTQWGQATMARNLDRNCPSNSPCINVHCTEPFVCVDLWNEYECTCGEGLTLTSDSKNCIDKNECLYFPCRNGGSCVNREPGYRCHCPEGFWGENCELVQEGRTLKLSMGALAAILVCLLIIMILVLVFVVYNRRREAHIKYPGPDDDVRENIINYDDEGGGEDDMTAFDITPLQIPIGGPLPDHAPAKLPYPLIGVGLGVGPIGVGVGVPPGVGMPMPGETNVGLFIEEHKRRADSDPNAPPFDDLRNYAYEGGGSTAGSLSSLASGTDDEAHDYDYLGAWGPRFDKLADLYGPDLDEQL, encoded by the exons CCTCGCGTATTCGATACGAGATTACGAGCGGTAACATAGGCGGTGCATTCGCTGTCAAGAACATGACAGGCGCGATTTACGTAGCCGGCGCCCTTGATTACGAGACTAGGAAACGG TACGAGCTGAAGTTAGCGGCGTCCGACAACCTAAAGGAAAACTACACAACGGTGGTGATTCACGTGAAAGACGTCAATGACAACCCTCCAGTTTTCGAGCGACCTACGTACCGCACACAGATCACCGAGGAAGATGACCGCAATCTTCCAAAACGCGTTCTTCAG GTAACTGCAACCGACGGCGATAAAGATAGGCAGCAAAACATTGTCTATTTTCTGACTGGTCAAGGCATCGACCCAGACAATCCTGCAAACAGTAAATTCGACATTAATCGCACTACGGGAGAGATATTCGTATTAAAA TCCTTGGATCGTGATCAACCAAATGGGCGACCGCAGTGGAGATTCACTGTATTTGCACAAGACGAAGGCGGTGAAGGACTCGTGGGCTACGCAGACGTTCAAGTTAATCTAAAAGATATTAATGATAATGCGCCTATTTTCCCTCAAGGCGTATACTTTGGTAATGTTACGGAAAATGGTACAGCTGGGATGGTTGTTATGACGATGACGGCTATAGATTACGATGATCCAGCTGAAAGTAATAATGCGAAGCTTTGGTACTCtatagaaaaaaatgttattgaagaAGAGACAGGATCGCCTATATTTGAGATCGAGCCAGAAACTGGTGTAATAAAAACTGCTGTCTGTTGTCTAGATCGAGAAAGAACCCCAGATTATTCAATTCAAATAGTAGCATCAGATGGAGGCGGTCTAAAAGGAACTGGTACAGCATCAATTAGAGTTAAGGACATAAATGATATGCCGCCTCAGTTTACTAAAGATGAATGGTTTACAGAAGTAGATGAAACAGACGGAACTAATTTACCAGAAATGCCCATCTTAACTGTGACCGTTCACGATGAAGATGAAACTAATAAATTTCAGTATAAAGTTATTGAAAATAGCGGTTATGGTGCTGATAAGTTTACTATGGTTAGGAATAATGACGGGACAGGTTCATTAAAAATTGTACAGCCTTTAGATTATGAAGACCAGTTACAGAGTAATGGTTTCAGGTTTAGAATACAAGTTAACGATAAAGGAGAAGATAATGACAATGATAAATATCATGTAGCTTATTCATGGGTTGTGGTTAAACTTAGAGATATAAACGACAATAAACCTCAATTTGAAAGAGCCAATATTGAAGTATCTGTGTACGAAAATGCAGAGGTGGGTAAAAGCTTAGAAACCTTTAAAGCAACTGATCCTGATCAAGGAGGAAAAAGCAAAGTATCTTACGCGATTGACAGATCGTCTGATAGGAAAAGACAATTTTCAATCAACCAAGAAGGAACTGTCAGTATACAAAGATCATTAGATAGGGAAGATACACCTCGACATCAAGTAAAAATTTTAGCTATAGACGATGGTGTTCCTCCACGAACAGCAACTGCTACTCTCACAGTTATTGTACAGGACATTAATGATAACGCACCGACATTTTTGAAAGATTATAGACCTGTTTTAACGGAACATATTACACCAAAAAAAGTAGCCGAGATTTTAGCTACAGATGACGATGACAGATCTAAAAGCAACGGTCCACCATTTCAATTTCGTCTAGATCCCGGTGCTGACGACATAATAAGAGCTTCTTTTAAAGTTGAACAAGATCAAAAAGGAGCAAATGGAGATGGCATGGCGATTGTTTCTTCACTACGTTCTTTTGATCGAGAGCAACAGAAGGAATATTTAATTCCCATAATCATCAAAGATCATGGGAATCCTGCTATGACTGGAACTAGTACTTTAACTGTAGTTATTGGAGATGTAAATGATAACAAGATGCAACCAGGTTCCAAAGACATCTTAGTGTATAGTTATCAAGGTCTGTCACCTGATACTGAAATTGGGCGTGTCTATGTATACGATTTAGATGATTGGGATTTGCCAGATAAAAAATTCTTCTGGGAAAATACTGAAAATCCGAATTTCACTTTAAACGAAGAAACTGGTATGAttacaatgaaacaaaaaacaagaGAAGGAAGATACCATTTGAAATTCAAAGTATATGATAGAAAGCACACACAAACAGATGTGCCTGCAAACGTAACTGTTTACGTTAAGGAAATATCACATGAAGCCATAATAAACTCAGGTTCTATTAGAATATCTGGAATATCTGATGAAGATTTTATAAGAGTGTGGAATTATAAAACTCTCAGCGTTTCAAGAAGTAAATTAGACATATTCAAAGATAAATTAGCGGATCTTTTGAATACGGAAagagaaaatatagatatatttagTGTTCAACTCAGGAAAAAACATCCACCCGTAACTGATATTCGATACGCTGCCCACGGAGCACATTATTATAAACCAGTAAGATTAAATGGTATTGTATTGATGCACAGAGAAGAGATTGAAAGGGCGGTCGGAATAAATATAACCATGGTCGGAATCGATGAATGTCTCTATGAAAATCAAATGTGCGAAGGTTCATGCACTAATACATTGGACATAAGCAGCTTACCCTACATGGTAAATGCAAATAAGACCGCTCTTGTTGGTGTGCGCGTTGATGTCATAGGACAGTGTACATGCGGTGCACGTAATTTTACTCAAGCTGAAACATGTCGCAATTCACCATGCTATAACGGCGGTAGGTGTATTGACGGAAAATATGGACTAACTTGTTCATGTCCACCTGGTTATACTGGGCCGCGATGTCAGCAAACGTCAAGGAGTTTCAGAGGAACGGGGTGGGCTTGGTACCCATCTCTAGAAATGTGTGATGATTCACATCTAAGTTTTGAATTTATAACAAGAAAGTCCGAAGGTGTTTTAATCTACAACGGACCCATTGTTCCACCTGAGTCCGAAGAAATCATGGTATCCGATTTCATATCTATAGAATTAGAAAGAGGCAATCCAAGATTGTTGATTGATTTCGGATCGGGTACCTTAGAATTAAGAGTGAAAGCAAAGAAATCTTTGGATGATGGAGAATGGCATCGAATCGATATATTTTGGGACACTGAAAACGTAAGAATGATTGTAGACTATTGTAAATCAGCTGATATCCAAGAAATGGAAGATGGCACTCCACCCGAATTCGACGATTCTACATGTCAAGCAACTGGGACGATTCCTCCattcaatgaatatttaaatgtaaatgctCCACTTCAAGTCGGTGGTTTATATATAGAACACTTTGACCCTACACATTATCACTGGCAGTATATGCCAATCGGCAAAGGATTTGACGGATGTATTCGTAATTTGATCCATAACAGTAAACTGTATGATTTAGCTCATCCGGGTCTTTCTCGAAATTCAGTAGCAGGATGCCCACAGACAGAGGAAGTGTGTAATCAAGCTGATACAACATCTAGATGCTGGGAGCACGGAACTTGTGTTGGGAGTTTTTCGGAAGCGAGATGTCAATGTCAGCCAGGTTGGACTGGTCCTTCGTGCAATTTACCAACAACGCCCACCAGTTTCAGACCCCAAAGCTATGTAAAATTTGCTTTAAGTTTCGAACCGGACCGATTTAGTACACAGATTCAGTTGCGTTTTAGAACACGGGAGCCTCACGGTGAATTATTCAGAGTGAGCGATCAACACAACCGCGAATATGGAATATTGGAAGTAAAAGACGCTCGTCTACATTTCCGATATAACCTTAATTCCTTGAGAACCGAAGAACGTGATGTGTGGTTAAATTCTGTCGCTGTCGATGATGGCCAATGGCACATTGCTCGGGTCAGTAGATATGGAAGTGCTGCGACACTAGAGATAGATGGCGGTGAGGGACGACGGTACAACGAAACATTTACATTTGAAGGTCATCAGTGGCTTCTTGTAGATAAACAAGAAGGTGTTTACGCTGGCGGAAAAGCCGAATACACTGGAGTGAGAACCTTTGAAGTATATGCCGATTTCCAAAAAGGTTGCTTGGATGATATAAGATTGGAAGGAAAACATTTACCTTTGCCGCCGGCTATGAATGGAACGCAGTGGGGTCAAGCAACAATGGCCCGTAATCTCGACCGCAATTGTCCTTCAAACAGTCCTTGCATTAACGTGCACTGTACGGAACCCTTTGTATGCGTCGATCTGTGGAACGAATACGAATGCAC TTGCGGTGAGGGTTTGACTTTAACATCAGACTCAAAGAATTGCATTGACAAGAACGAGTGTCTCTACTTCCCTTGTCGCAACGGAGGCTCTTGCGTCAATCGCGAGCCGGGCTACCGTTGTCACTGCCCGGAAGGGTTCTGGGGCGAGAACTGCGAGCTCGTACAAGAAGGTCGCACTTTGAAACTCAGCATGGGAGCGCTGGCAGCCATCCTCGTCTGCCTTCTCATTATAATGA TATTGGTGTTGGTATTCGTGGTGTATAATCGACGTCGCGAGGCACATATCAAGTACCCCGGTCCTGATGATGACGTTCGCGAGAACATCATTAACTACGATGACGAAGGTGGCGGTGAAGACGATATGACCGCTTTCGATATCACCCCTCTGCAGATACCGATTGGAGGACCTCTGCCCGATCACGCACCCGCTAAACTACCAT ATCCATTGATAGGCGTTGGCTTAGGCGTTGGTCCAATTGGCGTTGGAGTGGGGGTGCCTCCCGGTGTTGGGATGCCGATGCCCGGCGAAACCAACGTTGGTCTGTTCATCGAGGAACACAAACGGCGCGCTGACAGTGACCCTAACGCACCGCCCTTCGACGATCTGCGTAACTACGCTTACGAAGGCGGCGGCAGCACTGCTGGATCATTATCCTCGCTCGCTTCTG GCACCGACGACGAGGCCCACGACTACGACTACCTGGGGGCCTGGGGTCCGAGGTTCGACAAACTCGCCGATCTGTACGGGCCCGACCTCGACGAGCAACTGTAA